A genomic segment from Echeneis naucrates chromosome 20, fEcheNa1.1, whole genome shotgun sequence encodes:
- the rnpc3 gene encoding RNA-binding region-containing protein 3 has translation MDMKEDFVQTSSSKTLFIRHLPAELNQDDKEDLLKYFGAESVRVFSSTGCLKHTAFATFRSEKSAENALARLHQLEILGHRLVAEFAKDQEHVTVLKDPPVSDSGKCLKEEKRKQETQHANISLIETGIAPDLGLKFQSNPTLKYLYPPPSNGILTNITHALMSVPKFYVQVLHLMNKMNLPCPFGPVTARPPMYELLPPAPPMPMPPPFPPEYPPLPEDEMELSSEESEYESGDDEDKERIVRLMGLVNQACKRPMRPKTASKRKKPKIKDLLYTPKPDSQSAPLLQPCDVFEQLYPAGPRKIEFHISVPEVTSIVEGSGPGQETHSDGGREVDERQAATFDGDEKVTEGFGKLYPSTLETEQQEEKSDNAQDLTSDVISRKELEKGRLSKDEMKKMSVFKNYEPGEPTCRLYVKNIAKQVEEKDLKYIYGRYIDPLSETERNMFDIVLMKEGRMKGQAFVGLPGECIAEKALRETNGYVLYDKPLVVQFARSARPKQNNTDTKRGPKQ, from the exons ATGGACATGAAGGAGGACTTTGTccaaacaagcagcagcaagaCACTGTTTATCCGCCATTTACCAGCTGAGCTCAACCAGGACGATAAGGAGGACCTCCTGAAATACTTTGGAGCTGAATCTGTCAGGGTTTTCTCAAGCACTGGTTGTCTG aaacacactgccTTTGCAACCTTTAGAAGTGAGAAGTCAGCAGAAAAT GCTCTTGCCAGGCTACATCAGTTAGAGATTCTTGGTCATAGGCTTGTTGCAGAGTTTGCCAAAGACCAAGAACATGTGACAGTATTGAAGGATCCACCAGTGTCAGACAG TGGGAAATGTCTtaaggaagagaagaggaagcaggagaCACAACACGCAAATATTTCCCTTATAGAGACTGGCATTGCACCAGATCTAGG GTTGAAATTTCAATCGAATCCcactttgaaatatttatatccACCCCCTTCTAATGGCATCCTGACCAATATAACACATGCCCTCATGAGTGTTCCTAAGTTTTATGTTCAA GTACTTCATTTGATGAACAAGATGAACTTACCATGTCCATTTGGCCCAGTCACTGCAAGACCCCCCATG TATGAGCTCCTGCCACCTGCACCACCTATGCCCATGCCACCCCCCTTCCCCCCTGAATACCCCCCTTTACCAGAGGACGAGATGGAGCTGTCCAGTGAAGAGTCGGAGTATGAGAGTGGAGATGACGAAGACAAAGAGAG GATAGTTCGTCTGATGGGCCTGGTCAACCAAGCATGCAAGAGACCCATGAGACCGAAAACCGCTTCAAAGAGAAAGAAGCCCAAGATCAAGGATCTACTTTATACTCCCAAACCAGACTCTCAGAG TGCTCCACTGCTGCAGCCCTGTGATGTGTTTGAGCAGCTCTACCCGGCTGGGCCAAGGAAAATTGAATTCCACATTTCGGTCCCTGAGGTAACTTCAATAGTGGAAGGGAGTGGGCCAGGTCAAGAGACACATTCTGATGGAGGCAGAG AAGTGGATGAGCGTCAAGCAGCTACGTTTGATGGTGATGAGAAGGTCACTGAAGGATTTGGGAAGCTCTACCCCAGTACCTTGGAGACTGAACAGCAAGAGGAAAAAAGCGACAATGCACAGGATCTCACCTCAGATGTCATCTCAaggaaggagctggagaaagGACGACTGTCGAAAGATG agatgaaaaagaTGTCTGTGTTTAAGAATTATGAACCAGGTGAACCTACCTGCAGACTATATGTGAAGAATATCGCAAAGCAAGTGGAAGAGAAA GACCTGAAGTACATCTATGGGAGATACATCGACCCTTTGTCAGAAACTGAGAGAAACAT GTTTGACATTGTGTTAATGAAGGAGGGGCGGATGAAAGGGCAGGCATTCGTTGGACTCCCTGGGGAGTGCATTGCAGAGAAAGCCCTGCGGGAAACCAACGGCTATGTTCTTTATGATAAACCACTCGTGGTT CAGTTTGCCAGATCTGcaagaccaaaacaaaacaatacagacACGAAGAGAGGTCCAAAGCAGTGA